A section of the Triticum dicoccoides isolate Atlit2015 ecotype Zavitan chromosome 7A, WEW_v2.0, whole genome shotgun sequence genome encodes:
- the LOC119332023 gene encoding uncharacterized protein LOC119332023 produces MAQYASLHLVDTLSPGLPSPLNLGTGGHHRIAMAPAAARLLPAAMPTTPHRPLNWCRSAAARRPSPSMRLLRSNSRLLVVASAQSNLSKAVQKTWRVSKEAVDAGSALVPDSVPRPIARIGVTFVAVSVALFLLKSVISTALFVLAMMGLIYFAFLAMNPKEGSRSMDEGDSPSSDDPAEEARRIMEKYK; encoded by the exons ATGGCCCAGTATGCGTCGTTGCATCTGGTGGATACACTCTCGCCTGGCCTGCCTTCTCCTCTGAATTTGGGGACGGGAGGTCACCACCGCATCGCCATggctcccgccgccgcccgcctccttcCAGCCGCCATGCCTACAACCCCTCACCGTCCCCTGAACTGGTGCAGGtcagccgccgcacgccgcccttcCCCTAGCATGCGGCTTCTCCGCTCAAACTCGCGGCTCCTGGTCGTCGCCTCCGCGCAGTCCAACCTCTCCAAag CTGTTCAAAAAACATGGAGGGTCAGTAAGGAAGCCGTGGATGCTGGAAGTGCTCTTGTCCCA GATTCAGTTCCACGCCCAATTGCTAGGATAGGCGTGACATTTGTTGCCGTGTCTGTCGCCCTTTTTCTGCTCAAGTCCGTCATTTCCACCGCATTGTTTGTACTG GCGATGATGGGGCTTATATACTTCGCCTTCCTGGCGATGAACCCGAAAGAGGGCTCCAGGAGCATGGATGAAGGAGACAGTCCTTCGTCGGACGACCCCGCCGAAGAAGCCCGTCGCATAATGGAGAAATACAAGTGA